The DNA window GCACGACCACGACGGCGACGTCTCCGTCGAGGGCGACGCCGACACGGACGAGCTCCTCGACCGACTCGGCGCGATGAAAGACGAGGAGTAGCGGTTCGGCTCGGAACGGACGGCGTACCCGTTCCGTAGGTCTGCTTGTAGTACGGGTGTTTCAGTAGAGATTGCGGTGATGAGAACGGTGTCGTTGCTGGCGCGGTGATCACGATCACGAAGACCATCTCCAAAGCCCCAGCCGGCTCCGGTCGAGGGCCTCGCTGCGGTCCTCGTCGCTCACAGTGTTCGCTCCTGCGGTCCTTACGTCGGCCGTCTTCCCGGAGCCGACTGCCCCTTTGAGTCCCACCCCACCCCGCACCTCACGCCTCCCCAGCCTCGCTGCTCGCGCGTTCCACGCGCTCGCAGCGTCCCTCGCGGACGGTTCGCGCCCTCTCGGGCGCTCACCGGCGCGCCACCGCAATCGCTCGTTGTATCGCCTATACTGACCGAACCGAGTCGGAATCACTCAACTTGAGCGCATTTCGGCAGGGTCAAAATAACGTCTGAGCACCGCTACCGGTCGTTCGTGCTCCCTTCCGGGAGAAGTGAAGTAGAGGAGCCGGACGAGGAGATCGCGGACCACGATCGGAGCGAAGCTCCCCGCTGATTCAGATCCCTCTCTCGGCTTTCAGCCTCACTACGTTCGGCAGGAAAGCCGGAGGAGGGATTTGAACCCTCGACCTATTCCTTACGAAGGAATCGCTCTGCCAGCTGAGCTACTCCGGCGCGCATTCGTCCATGCGCCGATGACGAAAATAAGGGTTCCGAAACGGGTCCGCCGGCGCGCCCGCCGATC is part of the Halorubrum aethiopicum genome and encodes:
- a CDS encoding DUF5786 family protein, which produces MGFGSYDESEQGGQEVETDEDGAVNVHEHDHDGDVSVEGDADTDELLDRLGAMKDEE